One Apostichopus japonicus isolate 1M-3 chromosome 14, ASM3797524v1, whole genome shotgun sequence genomic window carries:
- the LOC139980142 gene encoding uncharacterized protein: protein MNRLLIIAAVVVSCQASTFVNAPRGKGCSYPNWKCDCKLVYSCDGSNKFPDDFSDKSIAGEVKNLAPEDYQLRIPGKRWRREIWSQEEFCKRECHDRMNAFLCLDGSGDPSDYSDSALCLKLLAKKPGPFTQDGSDEPCCEIYLQWGLNWCPDKWYKLVQNVRCLSRGIDGSFPKTATGATSSHVFSVEGGCTADGTLDFTWCDRVPTCPAA from the exons ATGAATCGGCTTTTGATTATAGCTGCTGTGGTCGTTAGTTGCCAGGCGTCAACATTTGTAAACGCACCCAGAGGAAAGGGTTGCTCTTA CCCAAACTGGAAATGTGACTGCAAACTAGTCTACAGCTGTGACGGTAGCAACAAATTTCCAGATGACTTCAGTGACAAATCTATCGCTGGAGAGGTAAAAAATTTGGCCCCTGAAGACTACCAACTGAGGATTCCAGGGAAAAGATGGCGACGAGAGATCTGGAGTCAAGAAGAGTTTTGTAAAAGGGAATGTCATGATCGAATGAATGCGTTCTTGTGTCTTGACGGTAGCGGTGACCCTTCAGATTACTCTGACTCTGCCCTTTGTCTGAAGCTTCTTGCCAAAAAGCCGGGTCCGTTTACCCAAGATGGTAGTGATGAGCCATGCTGCGAGATATACCTACAGTGGGGTCTTAACTGGTGTCCCGACAAGTGGTACAAACTGGTACAGAATGTTCGGTGTTTGAGTCGAGGTATCGACGGTTCTTTTCCGAAAACGGCTACAGGAGCAACATCTTCGCACGTTTTTAGTGTAGAGGGTGGTTGTACAGCGGATGGAACTCTCGATTTCACATGGTGTGATAGGGTTCCTACATGTCCGGCCGCTTAA
- the LOC139980145 gene encoding uncharacterized protein, which translates to MNRLLIIAAVVVSCQASTFVNAPRGKGCSYPNWKCDCKLVYSCDGSNKFPDDFSDKSIAGEVKNLAPEDYQLRIPGKRWRREIWSQEEFCKRECHDRMNAFLCLDGSGDPSDYSDSALCLKLLAKNPGPFTLDGTDEPCCEIYLQWGLNWCPDKWYKLVQNVRCLSRGINSSFPKTATGATSSHVFSVEGGCTADGTLDFTWCDRVPTCPAA; encoded by the exons ATGAATCGGCTTTTGATTATAGCTGCTGTGGTCGTTAGTTGCCAGGCGTCAACATTTGTAAACGCACCCAGAGGAAAGGGTTGCTCTTA CCCAAACTGGAAATGTGACTGCAAACTAGTCTACAGCTGTGACGGTAGCAACAAATTTCCAGATGACTTTAGTGACAAATCTATCGCTGGAGAGGTAAAAAATTTGGCCCCTGAAGACTACCAACTGAGGATTCCAGGGAAAAGATGGCGACGAGAGATCTGGAGTCAAGAAGAGTTTTGTAAAAGGGAATGTCATGATCGAATGAATGCGTTCTTGTGTCTTGACGGTAGCGGTGACCCTTCAGATTACTCTGACTCTGCCCTTTGTCTGAAGCTTCTTGCCAAAAACCCGGGTCCGTTTACCCTAGATGGTACTGATGAGCCATGCTGCGAGATATACCTACAGTGGGGTCTTAACTGGTGTCCCGACAAGTGGTACAAACTGGTACAGAATGTTCGGTGTTTGAGTCGAGGTATCAACAGTTCTTTTCCGAAAACGGCTACAGGAGCAACATCTTCGCACGTTTTTAGTGTAGAGGGTGGTTGTACAGCGGATGGAACTCTCGATTTCACATGGTGTGATAGGGTTCCTACATGTCCGGCCGCTTAA